Part of the Methanobacterium alcaliphilum genome is shown below.
TTCATTTCATACTATGGATCGGGAAATTGAATCACTGCAAAATGCAGGTATAAATGTAGAAAAGCTCCCGGACAAGTTCACAGCTGCAGGTAATTTAATATTAGTAAATGATAATGGTGCTCTAGCAAGCCCCCTCTTATCAGATAAGTCTCTAGAAAAAATTAACCAAGTACTAGAGGTTGATGTCCAAAAAACTACGCTTGCTGGTTTCAATATTTTAGGATCAATAGCAGCAGCCACTAACAAAGGTGTATTATTACATCCACAAGCCACTCCTTCAGAGATTGATTTAATCGAAAATGCTTTAAAAGTACCTGCAGATGTAGGAACTGTTAATAGAGGAGTTGGATTAGTTGGTGCTTGTTCTATTGCTAATTCCAACGGAGTATTAGTTGGAGAAAACACCACAGGACCCGAAATGGCGCGAGTTGAAGAAGCATTTGGTTTTCTTGAGGGATACTTATGAAAACAAAGATATTTAGGATTCAAGGAAAATTCTTAATGGGTGAAGAATTAAAACCATTTACCAAAGAATTAAAGGCAATTGAAGAAAGCGAAATATATGAAAAAATATTTTCAGAATTTGGAAGTAAACACAATATTAGTAGAGATCAAGTGAAAATTGAGACCATTGAAGAAATCTCAGCTGAAGAAGCACAAGATCCAATAATAAAAGCCATATCCCAGAGGTAATTTTATGGAAGATCAGCAAAGGTTAGAGGAAATGGTCAATGAACTGAATCTTTACCAGAATCAAGCTGATTTAATTCAGCAGCAAATAGAAACAGTTAGAGCATCTATTAATGAACTTGAAATATTAGAAGGTACATTAGAAAGTGTTAAGGATGGAAAAGATTTAGAAACACTAGTGCCCGTTGGTGCTGGTTCTTTCCTCACTGCAGAACTTAAAAATACGGATGAAATTATTATGAGTGTTGGTGCCGGTGTAGCTATAAAGAAAACACTAGGCGAAGCACAGGAAACAATTTCCACCCAAAAAGAAGAACTGCAGAAAACCATGGATCAAATGGCTGGAAACTTGCAGAAAATTACTGATATTATTGTTAAATTATCTCCTCAAGCCGAGGAACTCCTACAAAAAGTAAGGGGAAGTGAACAATAATTGTTTGATTCTCTTAAAAAGAAATTCAACACTACCATAGGAAAGATTACAGATAAGGTTTCCGAAGAAGCAGAAACGGAAGCCCAAAAATCTGCATTATCTTCTTCTAAAGATCCTATTATTGAAGAAGAAATAAATTCTGAGAAAGATAAACTTTCTTCTGTAGATAATAGTTCTAAAATGGAAACTCCGAATGATAAAACAGGAAAAGAATCTAAAGGAAATAAATCAGACAAACCCGGTATTTTTTCATTCATTCGTGAAAAAACCATTTCGGATAAAGATATAGAAGATATTCTATGGGAACTTGAGATGTCTCTTTTAGAGAGTGACGTGGCTCTAGAAGTCTCAGAAAATATTATTAATTCAGTTAAAGAAGACCTCATTGGTAAAAAGATTAAGCGTAGTAGTGATGTGGCAGATTATACACGCCACGCTCTGAAAAAAGCTGTTTCTAATATTTTAAATGTCGAATCAAAAAATATAGATGAATTAATAATCGAAAAAAAAGCCAATGATGAACCTTTAATAATTATGTTTGTAGGTATCAATGGTACAGGTAAAACTACCACCATTGCTAAAGTTTCCACTCATTTTATTAAAAAAGGATATACCCCAGTTATTGCAGCCGCAGATACATTCCGTGCTGGAGCTATTGAGCAAATTACTCATCATGCGGAAAATATTGGTGTTAAAATTATAAAACACCAAAAAGGTGCAGACCCTGCTGCAGTAGCATTTGATGCAGTTTCACATGCAAAAGCAAAAGCAAAAGAACTTGTTTTGGTGGACACCGCAGGTAGGATGCAGACCAATATTAATCTTATGGATGAAATGGCTAAAATAAAAAGAGTATCAAAACCAGACTTAATCATTTTTGTAGGTGATTCTTTAACGGGTAATGATGCAGTTGAACAAGCCATAAAATTCAATGATTCGGTAGGTTTAGATGGTATAATCCTTACTAAAGCAGATGCTGATGCCAAAGGGGGTGCAGCATTATCTATAGGTTATGTTATAAATAAACCAATATTATTTTTAGGTGTTGGTCAATCTTATGACGATTTAATTGAATTTAAGCCCGATTGGATGATTGAACAACTTATTTAAAATTGCAATCATTCCCTTTTTATGTGAATTACTCTTTTTAAATAAAAAATTTTATTAAAAGAATTTTGATGAAATTATTCCTTCATTTTATTCCACCATAAACCCCATGATTATAATACTTCCACACCACTTCCACATTTTTAAAGCCAACTTCTTTTAACCATTCGATATGTTCCCCCATTTTTGCAGGTTTATCTTCTTTGTGATGTAGAGGGATCCATTTGTTATTGATCTCTTCCATAGAAATATTGAGATTCATAAATTGTTTCCATTTGTCAAGATACAGATTTTGCAGATATTCAGTAGGTCCTAAAACCGTGTCGGCGTTATAAAAAACACCACCCTGAATCAAAGCAGAATAGATTTTTTTGTAAAATTTCTTTTTGTCTTCATTTGTTTCTAAATGATGCAAAGCCAAGGAAGATATTACAACATCATAATCTTCATCCATTACGAGCTTTCTAAAATCAGATAACACATAAGATATTTCTGAAAAATCGGATAGTTTATTTTGAGCCATTTTAATCATATTCTCTGCCATATCCACACAAGTTATCCTGGAATTAGGATACCTCGTTTTAAGTTTTTTGGATATATTTCCAGTTCCACACCCAAGATCTAGTATTTTAATGGGCTTTTTCTCATCAAATGGTATGGCTGATGTCAATGCATCTGTCATTTCAACATATGCCGGGATGATTTTCAAAATAAATCCATCATATTTCGCAGCTTCACTATCAAAGTGTTTTTTAACATCTTCCATTGAGTGCTTATTATTGGTTCCCAATTTTATCCATCCTGATTATACTTATAAAATAAAATCTACAACTAAATAATTAATATTCTTATTTTTGCAAATATCAATCATGAACTAAACAGGGTTTTATATCAAAAAAGATATTAATAAAATTTTACAAATAAAAACTAACAAAATTTAAAAAGAGTATTTTTATGTCGCTCAATATTCTTATTGTTGAAGACGAAGCAATTACTGCTCTTGATATAAAGAAAAAACTAGAATATTGGGGATACAAAGTACCTAAAATTGCCCACACCGGTGTGGATGCTATAAAATATGCAGAAAACACCAATCCAGATATTATTCTCATGGACATTATTTTAAAAGGGAAAATGGATGGAATAGAAACTGCAAAAGCAATAAAAAGAAATTTTGATATTCCTGTGATATATTTAACTGCTCATTCTGAAGATAAAATCATGACCCGGGCCAAACATACGCACCCTTATGGTTATTTGATAAAACCCATTGATGAAAAAGAACTCCATTTTGCACTAGATTCAGCTATTTTCAAGCATAAAACAGAAAAAAAGCTAGAAAAGAGTAATAGAGCTCTTAGAATGATTAGTGAGTGTAATCAAGCCATAGTTCGTATTAAAAATACTGATATTCTTTTAAATAAAATATGCCGTATTATTGTTGAAGAAGGAGATTACAAGTTAGCATGGATAGGCATGGCTCAAGACGATGAAACCAAATCTATTAAGCCCGCTGCACAATATGGCTTTGA
Proteins encoded:
- a CDS encoding translation initiation factor IF-6 encodes the protein MIRRINLSGNPNLGVYISTTDSVALVPINLPDIMEETIKEALEVEVFRTSISGSSLAGALSVGNSNGFLVSFHTMDREIESLQNAGINVEKLPDKFTAAGNLILVNDNGALASPLLSDKSLEKINQVLEVDVQKTTLAGFNILGSIAAATNKGVLLHPQATPSEIDLIENALKVPADVGTVNRGVGLVGACSIANSNGVLVGENTTGPEMARVEEAFGFLEGYL
- the rpl18a gene encoding 50S ribosomal protein L18Ae; its protein translation is MKTKIFRIQGKFLMGEELKPFTKELKAIEESEIYEKIFSEFGSKHNISRDQVKIETIEEISAEEAQDPIIKAISQR
- the pfdA gene encoding prefoldin subunit alpha is translated as MEDQQRLEEMVNELNLYQNQADLIQQQIETVRASINELEILEGTLESVKDGKDLETLVPVGAGSFLTAELKNTDEIIMSVGAGVAIKKTLGEAQETISTQKEELQKTMDQMAGNLQKITDIIVKLSPQAEELLQKVRGSEQ
- the ftsY gene encoding signal recognition particle-docking protein FtsY, whose translation is MFDSLKKKFNTTIGKITDKVSEEAETEAQKSALSSSKDPIIEEEINSEKDKLSSVDNSSKMETPNDKTGKESKGNKSDKPGIFSFIREKTISDKDIEDILWELEMSLLESDVALEVSENIINSVKEDLIGKKIKRSSDVADYTRHALKKAVSNILNVESKNIDELIIEKKANDEPLIIMFVGINGTGKTTTIAKVSTHFIKKGYTPVIAAADTFRAGAIEQITHHAENIGVKIIKHQKGADPAAVAFDAVSHAKAKAKELVLVDTAGRMQTNINLMDEMAKIKRVSKPDLIIFVGDSLTGNDAVEQAIKFNDSVGLDGIILTKADADAKGGAALSIGYVINKPILFLGVGQSYDDLIEFKPDWMIEQLI
- a CDS encoding class I SAM-dependent methyltransferase; this encodes MGTNNKHSMEDVKKHFDSEAAKYDGFILKIIPAYVEMTDALTSAIPFDEKKPIKILDLGCGTGNISKKLKTRYPNSRITCVDMAENMIKMAQNKLSDFSEISYVLSDFRKLVMDEDYDVVISSLALHHLETNEDKKKFYKKIYSALIQGGVFYNADTVLGPTEYLQNLYLDKWKQFMNLNISMEEINNKWIPLHHKEDKPAKMGEHIEWLKEVGFKNVEVVWKYYNHGVYGGIK